A window of Ooceraea biroi isolate clonal line C1 chromosome 9, Obir_v5.4, whole genome shotgun sequence genomic DNA:
GGCGAGAAGAATACGGTGGTGCGTTTGTGCGTCGCCGTCAAGCGTAAACTGCAGCTGTATTACTGGAAGGGAAAGAAGTTCGAGGAGTTCAAGGACTTTGAACTGACTGTACCGGACATTCCTCGTCAATTGTCatggtaaaattattatactgaAATTAtgaattcttaattatttctttcatattttatgatataattatggcGACAAAtctgtattaattattcaggTGCGGCGAGACATTGATACTGGGATTTCGTGGATTATCTTATACCATCTTCGATCTTAATGGTAAAGCCAAGGAGCTCTTTCCTACCGGCAAGTCTCCAGAACCGAACATTACCAAGCTGTCGGACAGCACTTTTGTCTTGGGAAAAGACTCGCAATCGTTCATCATGGACACGAAAGGCGAGCTGGTTCAGCATAATCCAGTGAAATGGTCCGATACACCCAATGCGATAGGTATTAAAAATACCTGTCATCATTATGTTTTCCTCCTTCCTCGTTCTTTAAGTTGcagtttgataaaatttttaatttcgcagCGTGGGATGATCCTTACCTGCTTGGCATTGTGCACGATAGATTGGAAGTCTACACGCTGGAAGGATTCGAAGGGAGTCTGCATGTTCAAACAATAAAGGATCTGAACAAAGCTAGATTGATATATCGTTGCAAGCAGGGGAGGGTTTTCGTGGCGTCTATGAGCCAGATTTGGTGTGTCAAGGCGATTGACGTTACTTTGCAAATTAGGACTCTGCTGGAGCAGAACCAGTTTCAGTTGGCGCTAAATTTAATTGTACGttgttatttatgtaaaaaaaagtcAGTACAAAGTCGTCATTTCCATGTTCTAATTACTTACGCTCGCGCATATCAGAATTTGGCAGACATAACGGACGAGGAGAAAACCAGGCAGACGTACAAGATACAAACGCTGTATGCGCATCATTTGTTCTACACTAAGCGGTTCCAAGAGGCGATGGAATTGTTCCTGAAACTAGGCACCGATCCGTATGAGGTGATCAGGCTCTTCCCGGATCTGGTTACGCCGTCGACCTACGGTAACGAGCAAAGCGAACCGGCACCCAGTCAGCAGAAGTTGCAGGATCTTGATCTGGAGAAAGGCTTACGGGCATTGATCGTTTTCCTAACCGAGATTAGACATACACTAATGGCGAAAGacaaggaagaaaagaagaaggacAAGAATGGAGCAAACGGAGAGAAGAATATAACTGTCGTCGCCACGGAGCagcttttaaaaattatagacACAACTCTCTTGAAGTGCTACTTGCAGGTAAGGGAAGAAGATAAGAACAGATGAGAAAAGGtagatgataaaaattttcgtaCGGAAAAGGACTGTCTATAGAAATTGtttatctgcattttcaatttCGCTGTACCTTGTTGTGCTTCATATCATATTTCAGACGACTGATGCATTGGTGGCGCCGTTACTCAGACTGAATCATTGTCACTTGGCGGAAGCCGAGAAGACTCTGCTGATGCATCAGAAGTATCCAGAACTCATCATACTGTACCAGACCAAGGGGCAGCACAAAAAGGCACTGGAGCTGCTGGAGAAACACGCTAAGGAGAATGATTCCAGCCTGAAGGGCACCGAGCGCACGATACAGTACTTGCAGCACCTCGGCAAGGATCACATGGATCTGATACTCAAGTTCGCCGGCTGGGTTCTAACGGAGGATCCCGAGCAGGGCCTTAGGATATTCATGGAGGATATACAGGAGGTCGAACAGTTGCCCAGACCAAAGATATTGGATTATCTCCTACGTCTCCACAAGGACCTGGTCGTGCAA
This region includes:
- the LOC105284663 gene encoding vam6/Vps39-like protein — encoded protein: MHDAYEETSILNITVQIESMAAYDDNLLIGTREGHLLMYNVPTVYDDSHKLELLRHSKNFNKKRINQIDVVPQYNLLIILTDNIVCVHDLNSPNFQQICQLTKTRGATLFTLDVQSTESLTGEKNTVVRLCVAVKRKLQLYYWKGKKFEEFKDFELTVPDIPRQLSWCGETLILGFRGLSYTIFDLNGKAKELFPTGKSPEPNITKLSDSTFVLGKDSQSFIMDTKGELVQHNPVKWSDTPNAIAWDDPYLLGIVHDRLEVYTLEGFEGSLHVQTIKDLNKARLIYRCKQGRVFVASMSQIWCVKAIDVTLQIRTLLEQNQFQLALNLINLADITDEEKTRQTYKIQTLYAHHLFYTKRFQEAMELFLKLGTDPYEVIRLFPDLVTPSTYGNEQSEPAPSQQKLQDLDLEKGLRALIVFLTEIRHTLMAKDKEEKKKDKNGANGEKNITVVATEQLLKIIDTTLLKCYLQTTDALVAPLLRLNHCHLAEAEKTLLMHQKYPELIILYQTKGQHKKALELLEKHAKENDSSLKGTERTIQYLQHLGKDHMDLILKFAGWVLTEDPEQGLRIFMEDIQEVEQLPRPKILDYLLRLHKDLVVQYLEHVVHVWEDTNPLFHNVLIHQYKERCLASMNASATPAEKETSQHVRQKLQQFLEKSAYYTPETILVHFPFNNLFEERAIILGRLGRHNQAISIYVNLLNDIPRAIQYCQNVYTRYHNQDRAERQKQTDNADEVYVLLIQQLLKPDNEGLLMAGCSMENQRAPQPDLEMGLRLLEEHASKISPMKALEILPDSVPIGRIKHFLEVSLQNNLNAKRRTQVLKGLLYAEHLQVQEQRMHYESQNVLMTEFNICPVCKKRFGNQSAFARYPNGDIVHYSCQDRKA